Within the Nerophis ophidion isolate RoL-2023_Sa linkage group LG01, RoL_Noph_v1.0, whole genome shotgun sequence genome, the region gaaaataaaataacaataatgaatgaaccaaacattcaagccttgaagtagcaagagaaaagggatgaataaaacgttaattattggtcagtttgctgggagtttcccggaagagttagtgctgcaaaggattctaggtatttgttctgttgtgttacggtgcggatgttcacctgaaatgtgtttgtcattcttgtttggtgtgggttcacagtatggcgcatatttgtgacagtgctaaagttgtttatacggccccccttagtgtgacctgtatggctgttgaccaagtatgcgttgcattcacttgtgcgtgtgtatgtgtgtgtgtaagaaccACAAATAGTATGTGACACgctgcaagaaatctgcgttcaaaggactccggcttatgagtgattcccaaagcccaaaaaaagtctgcgggctatagagcgttttccgttcgggctccagtactccggtaacagttcgagatgccacctcagtagaagcatttaagtctcaccttaaaactcatttgtatactctagcctttaaatagactccctttttagaccagttgatctgccgtttcttttctttttcttctatgtcccactctcccttgtggagggggtcaggtccgatccggtggccatgtactgctcgcctgtgtatcggctggggacatctctgcgctgctgatccgcctccgcttgggatggtttcctgctggctccgctgtgaacgggactctcgctgctgtgttggatccgctttggactggactctcgcgactgtgttgtatccattgtggattgaactttcacagtatcatgttagacccgctcgacatccattgctttcctcctctccaaggttctcatagtcattattgtcaccgacgtcccactgggtgtgagttttccttgcccttatgtgggcctaccgaggatgtcttggtggtttgtgcagccctttgagacactaatgatttagggctatataagtaaacattgattgattgattgattgttagtatggaggaaaagcggacgtgacgacaggttgcagagaacgctaaaggcagtgccttaaatgcacgcccccaatatagttgtccaagtggaaatcggtagaaattcgggagaatggttgcccgggagatttttgggaggggcactgaacttcgggagtctaccgggaaaattaggagggttggcaagtatgagtattagcggtgaatgcggtgttacagtggcaccgacgctctataacaccggcgggccagatctaatgctaaattgaaattgcctcaagggccaaattaaattacacggcgggccagagtttgacacccatgttctagggGAACAGACCGATCCATGATGTAGAAGGTCAAAGTCAGGCATCATTGAAGACTACAATTCCTCCCCAGCTAGGCTCTTCATGTCTGTCATGTCTGATAAAGCAACCAAACACTACAAGCATCATCTATCTTACTAGTCAAGAAGGTTGCAGATACACAGACGACATGGGAGTCATGAGGAGATAAGATTCTACTCCGGATAATCCCGACCTTCACGAATACCTCTGATATTTATGAAAGGAGCAGTGAATTTACTTCAAAGGGACCTTGGATTTTTGTGGATGTCGCCCACATATGAGCAACACATCACAAACTAAACAGCTGAATTGTTATTCGCccttgtgtgttctcatgtgttttaaTGCGTCAGAATTTTGATGGAACCTCTTGCAGCACACCGAACAACTAAATCGCTTTTCCccggtgtgtcttctcatgtgttgGGTCCAAACACTTTTTATGTAAAAACGTTTGCCGCAAACTGAGCAgttaaatggtttttctcctgtaTGAGATCTCACGTGTTGAGTCAAATATCCTTTCCGGGTaaagcttttaccacaaactgaacaattgaaTGGTTTCTCgcctgtgtgtgttctcttgtgttcgGCCAAATTGCTTTTTAAAGAAAAGCCCTTTCCACAAATTAAACAGTTGAATGTTTTAtctcctgtgtgtgttttcatgtgttgaCGCAAATAACTGTCTTGAAAGaagcttttaccacaaactgaacatttAGATGTTCTTTCCCCTGTATGTTTTTTCATGTGTTCAATCAAATTGCACTTTTGATGAAACCTTTTACTGCAACTGGAACAACTAAAGggtttctctcctgtgtgtgtcattgtgtgtCGATTTAAACTTTGTCTCGAAGCAAAGCCTTTTCCACAAGCAGAGCAAATGAATGAtttctctccggtgtgtgttctcatgtgttgagtcaaatagCCCTTTATGAAAAAGTTTTTGCCACAAATCGAACAACTGAATGGACTTTCTcctgtgtgtattctcatgtgttcagtcagaCTGCACTTTGTAGGATAACGTTTAAGACAAATCAAACActtaaatggtttttctcctgtgtgtattctcatgtgtggaATCAAATAGCTGTTTCGAGTAAAGCTTTTTCCACAAACTGAGCAATTAaacggtttttctcctgtgtgtgttctcatgtggtctgttatatggctctttttagtaaagcttttcaCACAAACTGGGCAACTCAAACATGTTTTACCGCTCTTCTTTTTAAAGCGATCGCAGTGTTTGTCGGTGTGAGTAATCgtatcaccttcacagtctgtatcgctgctcaaaggttcttcaacctcgtcttcagcctcactatctgatagtggagctaagaggttgtctacttgtggtttctcttcatcatcttcagtcttcacagagacaacagtcagtggaaacttggtgtaatcagcttcctctcgtcctagaagacactctccctcctgagtgatgcagagttcctcctcttcctttttaatgcagggtggttgtggagtctcctgcttcaaagtggagctccctTCTGCCGAATGAGGGGGAAGTTCTTCTGGATGACCAATCAGCTgctggatgtctacaggacacaaacacaTACTTTAGTTATCCTAACCACTTGGCCCGGTGGAggaaatcaagcacttagacatggagactgtttgaaggggaacattatcaccaaacttatgtaagggtcaatatttaccttgatgttgcagaaaaaagaccatgtatttttttaaccgatttccgaactctaaatgggtgaattttggcaaattaaacgcctttctgtttatcggtcttgtagcgatgacgtcagaacgtgccgtcaccgaggtaacacacccgccattttcattttcaacacattacaaacaccgggtctcagctctgttattttccgtttttttgactattttttggaaccttggagacatcatgcctcatcggtgtgttgtcggagggtgtaacaacactaacagggagggattcaagttgcaccactggcaagaaatctgccgccagacccccattgaatgtgccagagtgtctccacattttaccggcgatgacagacatggcacagagatgtatggataacctgcagatgcatttgcaacgattaagtcaacaaaatcacaaaggtgagttttgttgatgttgttgacttatgtgctaatcagacatatttggtcgcagcatgactgccagctaattgatgctaacatgctatgctaatcgatgctaacatgttatttacgctagctgtatgtacatttgaaactagatacccacatttaatgcgaaacaaacacttaccaatcgacggatttaagttgctccagtgtcacaagatgcgaaagtcctgatagtTTGGTCCGCAAATTtttccggcgatgctaataaggcagccatgctatggggccacttcattaggtaggttgaggatgggaacgtagatcgaccggtaaattgagagctttgccttccggctcagctacttcaccacaactgatcgatacagcgtccgcattactgaagacgccgcaccgatccgcctgtcgatctcaccattcactcttccctaactcgtgaacaaaactcctaggtacttgaactcctccacttggggcagggtctcctccccaacccagagatggcactccaccctttctgggcgaggaccatggactcggacttggaggtgctgattctcatcccggtcgcttcacactcggctgcgaatcgatccagtgagagctgaagatcccggtcagatgaagcagagatctaatcctgtagccaccaaactggatcccctcaacgccttgactgcgcctagaaattctgtccataaaagttatgaacagaatcggtcacaaagggcagccttggcggagtccaaccctcactggaaacgtgtccgacttactgccggcaatgcggaccaagctctgacactgatcatacagggagcggaccgccacaatcaagacagtccaataccccatactctctaagcactccccacaggatttcccgAGGGAGAGGGTTGcaagccttctccaagtccacaaagcacatgtagactggttgggcaaactcccatgcaccctcaagaaccctgccgagagtatagagctggtccacagttccacgaccaagacgaaaaccacactgttcctcctgaatccgaggttcggctatccggcgtagcctcctctccagtacacctgaataaaccttacagggaagcctttaaacattttagaaaaagacATGTCAtggaattatatttggaaaatgcCAATAAGCCCTTTAGATGCATTAAGAATAAGCTAAGTTTAAAATGGGAAAAGTCGACAGCAAGTTCTGTGTTAAGTATCAGGGAACCGAAGGAAGTCTAATTACTGTGGACATTTTAGAGGATAAGAGTTGGTCACATAAGGTGCTTGCATCACGAGAGTTGCTCATGTTAACCGAGTTGAGCCATGTGTGTTGAACTGGCGACAGAAGGAGTTGTGGATCAAACAAACTCAGCTTCCTGGTGAATGAACATGACAATGTGTCAGAGTTAAGGACTTCACGCAGACACAGACCCCAGAATGGCAAAGTTTGGCCTAACCGAGTCTTTTGATTGGAGGCAGCACTTTTAACGCTTTCGGACCTTATACCAGGGGCCGTATTTAGCAAGCGTTTGGAGTACCATTTTACAATTAAGTCCTGAGAATTTGAGAAATTTAGTCCTACTctcaaacttaaaggggaacattatcagcagacctatgtaagcgtcaaaaaataccttgatggtgcagaaaaaagaccatctatttttttaaccgatttccgaactctaaatgggtgaattttggcaaattaaacgcctttctgtttatcgctctttttgcgatgacgtcagaatgtgacatcaccgaggtaacacagccgccattttcattttcaacacattacaaacacattgggtctcagctctgttattttccgttttttcgactattttttggaaccttggagacatcatgccttgtcggagggtgtaacaacactaacagggagggattcaagttgcaccactggcccgatgatgccaaagtgtctgccgccagacccccattgaatgtaccaaagtgtctccacatttgaccggcaatgacagacatggcacagagatgtatggataacctgcagatgcatttacaacgataaagtcaacgaaatcacaaaggtgagttttgttgtctactcatgtgctaattagacatatttggttgtggcgtggctgccagctaatcgatgctaacatgctacgctaatcgacactaacatgttatttaccggcggtactaaagcagacatggcacagagatgtatggataacctgcagatgcatttgcaactataaagtcaacaaattcacaaaggtgagttttgttgatgttgactgccagctaatcgatgctaacatgcaacgctaatcgatgctaacatgctatttaccggcggtgctaaagcagacatggcacagagatgtatggataacctgcagatgcatttgcaacgataaagtcaacgaaatcacaaaggtgagttttgttgtctACTCATgcgctaattagacatatttggttgtggcgtgactcccagctaatcgatgctaacatgctacgctaatcgacactaacatgttatttaccggcggtgctaaagcagacatggcacagagatgtatggataacctgcagatgcatttgcaactataaagtcaacgaattcacaaaggcgagttttgttgatgttgactgccagctaatcgatgctaacatgcttcactaatcgacgctaacatgctatttaccggcggtgctaaagcagacatggcacagagatgtatggataacctgtagatgcatttgcaactatattacgtttccttccacccacatttaatgcgaaaaaaacacttaccaatcgacggatttaagttgctccagtgtcaagagatgcgaaaaacttgatcgtttggtccgcacattttaccggcgatgctaacgcagctattcggccatgctatggctatgaatagcgtcaatagcttttcactcaaaagcttcagtttcttcttcaatactttcatactccaaccatctgtttcaatacatgcgtaatctgttgaatcgcttaagccgctgaaatccgagtctgaatccgagctaatgtcgctatatcttgctgtggtattcccattgtttgtttacattggcagcactgtgtgacgtcacagggaaatggatagtcgcatcacaaatagcgaaaatcaagcactttaaaactttttttagggatattcggggactggtaaaattttgaaaaaaatttccaaaaatacaacaagccactgggaactgattttttattgtttttaacccttttgaaattgtgataatgttcccctttaagaataaaAGCTATTTATCCACTTTCTTAAGTTCAAGAATAACTCCTACTCCCCACGATATTTAAGAGACCTTCAGAGGTGTAATAAGTGGTTAGGAATTGCCAGTGGGGGATGGCACCGAGGTGAGAGAGACGTGCGCGAACGTTCAGGGAGCGGAAGGATGTCCTGGCTTTGTTTGATGACGAGCAGCTGATCAAACGGTATCGTTTAGACAGAGCGGGTATTATTTTTGTCACAGATTTAATAAGGGGCGACATCTCATCATCCTTGACTATCTCTACTAGCAACAGGGTCTCCTCCTCTCGCCAGTTTGGTTTTCTTTTCGATTCTATGTTGATTTCTGCATGTGGCTGCATTTGGCTAGTATACATAGAGCCACCCACACCATTTTCAAATTAGTTGCCTAATTAATGAATCAGAAAGAAAAGGAAACAGTTATTTTTGATTCATTGccaatattgtttgtttgttttgtattatttagTAGCTTATTGTGAAAATATACACTCCCATTgtccacttaaaggggaacattatcacaatttcaaaagggttaaaaacaataaaaatcagttcccagtggcttgttgtgttttttgaagtttttttcaaaattttacaggtctcggaatatccctaaataaagctttaaagtgccttattttcggctctctgcgaagacactggccatttccctgtgacgtcacacagtgctgccaatgtaaacaaacaatgggaataccacagcaagatatagcgacattagctcggattcaaactcggatttcagcgacttaagcgattcaacagattacgcatgtattgaaacagatggttggagtatgaaaatattgaagaagaaactgaagctattgagcgaatagctactgacgctattcatagccatagcatggccgaatagctgcgttagcatcgccggtaaaatgtgcgaaccaaacaatcaggactttggCAGCAactctggagcaacttaaatccgtcgattggtaagtgtttgtttcacattaaatgtgggtggaaggaaacgtaatatagttgcatatgcatctacaggttatccatacatctctgtgccatgtctgctttagcactgccggtaaatagcatgttagcatcgattagcgtagcatgttagcatcgattagctggcagtcaacatcaacaaaactcacctttgtgatttcgttgactatcgttgcaaatgcatctgcaggttatccatacatctctgtgccatgtctgccttagaatcgccggtcaaatgtggagacactctggcacattcaatgggggtctggcggcagacctttttgcatcttcgggccagtggtgcaacttgaatccctccctgttagtgttgttacaccctccgacaacacaccgacgaggcatgatgtctccaaggttccaaaaaatagtcaaaaaaacggaaaataacagagctgagacccggtgtttgtaatgtgttgaaaatgaaaatggtgggtgtgttacctcggcgacgtcacattctgacgtcatcgcctccagcgtgataaacagaaaggcgtttaatttgccaaaattcacccatttagagttcggaaatcggtaaaaaaaatagatggtcttttttctgcaccatcaaggtatatattgacgcttacataggtctgctgataatgttcccctttaaagatttcTAAGATATTTCCTTATTCTTAGACAAGGGATTCCCTTCCGTGATTGGTCATTTCTATGGACACAGAAAAGACGTCACCTAAAATTCTGTTTACGGCACATAATAATGTCGTAATTGTGCTCTGAGTGTGACACTTAAGATTCAGTCCTACACTTCGCTGAAAGTGTGAGTAAGACGCTTGATAACTAACTTTTAAATGCAGCTTTCAGCGAAGAATTTCTTTACTCATAACTCAACTCTTAGCAGACTTCTTAGGAGTAATTCTAAGAAGCTTGATAAATACGGCCCGAGATCTCTCGTATCCAGTTTGAAGGCCAAAGACAAAGAACAGAAACACACAGACAGACGTAGAACTTTATCGATCGCTGTAATgaataattacaacactttatgtacatatttatataatatgtaactacaagctccattcacagacagagtcccatagCTTTTATGAACGGTCAAGCaatcaaaagccggaaaaaaagatatatatatatatatatatatattttttttttttttttaattaattttttttaatttgtggcggccgtactTTTTTCGTGGCGGACcgtcacaaataaatgaatgcgtgggaaaccctgcattttctaccgcttattcccttttggggtcgctggtgcctatctcagctacaatcgggcggaaggcggtgtacaccctggacaagtcgccatctcatcgcagggccaacacagacagacaacattcacactcacattcacacactaggattaATCGATAGAAAAATAATTGTTAGCTGCAGCCTTAGCGAtgatgagtaagaagaagaagtacgc harbors:
- the LOC133549570 gene encoding zinc finger protein OZF-like, giving the protein MDDYCYAKMATSCQREHSSKSPTEIKTEDEDIQQLIGHPEELPPHSAEGSSTLKQETPQPPCIKKEEEELCITQEGECLLGREEADYTKFPLTVVSVKTEDDEEKPQVDNLLAPLSDSEAEDEVEEPLSSDTDCEGDTITHTDKHCDRFKKKSGKTCLSCPVCVKSFTKKSHITDHMRTHTGEKPFNCSVCGKSFTRNSYLIPHMRIHTGEKPFKCLICLKRYPTKCSLTEHMRIHTGESPFSCSICGKNFFIKGYLTQHMRTHTGEKSFICSACGKGFASRQSLNRHTMTHTGEKPFSCSSCSKRFHQKCNLIEHMKKHTGERTSKCSVCGKSFFQDSYLRQHMKTHTGDKTFNCLICGKGFSLKSNLAEHKRTHTGEKPFNCSVCGKSFTRKGYLTQHVRSHTGEKPFNCSVCGKRFYIKSVWTQHMRRHTGEKRFSCSVCCKRFHQNSDALKHMRTHKGE